The Meriones unguiculatus strain TT.TT164.6M chromosome 1, Bangor_MerUng_6.1, whole genome shotgun sequence genome has a segment encoding these proteins:
- the Gatad2b gene encoding transcriptional repressor p66-beta yields MDRMTEDALRLNLLKRSLDPADERDDVLAKRLKMEGHEAMERLKMLALLKRKDLANLEVPHELPSKQDGSGVKGYEEKLNGNLRPHGDNRTAGRPGKENINDEPVDMSARRSEPDRGRLTPSPDIIVLSDNEASSPRSSSRMEERLKAANLEMFKGKGIEERQQLIKQLRDELRLEEARLVLLKKLRQSQLQKENVVQKTPVVQNAASIVQPSSAHVGQQGLSKLPSRPGAQGIEPQNLRTLQGHSVIRSATNTTLPHMLMSQRVIAPNPAQLQGQRGPPKPGIVRTTTPNMNPAISYQPQSSSSVPCQRTTSSAIYMNLASHIQPGTVNRVSSPLPSPSAMSDAANSQAAAKLALRKQLEKTLLEIPPPKPPAPLLHFLPSAANSEFIYMVGLEEVVQSVIDSQGKNCASLLRVEPFVCAQCRTDFTPHWKQEKNGKILCEQCMTSNQKKALKAEHTNRLKNAFVKALQQEQEIEQRLQQQAALSPTTAPAVSSVSKQETIMRHHTLRQAPQPQSSLQRGIPTSARSMLSNFAQAPQLSVPGGLLGMPGVNIAYLNTGIGGHKAPSLADRQREYLLDMIPPRSISQSISGQK; encoded by the exons atgGATAGAATGACAGAAGATGCTCTTCGCCTGAATCTTTTGAAGAGAAGTTTGGACCCAGCAGATGAGCGAGATGATGTCCTGGCAAAACGACTCAAAATGGAGGGTCATGAGGCCATGGAACGTCTGAAAATGTTGGCACTTCTCAAAAGGAAAGATTTGGCAAATCTTGAGGTGCCCCATGAGTTACCTAGTAAACAAGATGGGAGTGGTGTCAAGGGTTATGAAGAGAAACTCAATGGAAATCTCAGGCCTCATGGAGACAATAGGACTGCTGGAAGGCCAGGCAAAGAAAACATCAATGACGAGCCTGTGGATATGAGTGCAAGACGGAG TGAGCCAGACCGAGGAAGGCTAACTCCTTCCCCAGACATAATTGTTTTGTCTGATAATGAGGCTTCCAGTCCCCGGTCCAGCTCCCGGATGGAAGAGAGACTCAAAGCAGCCAACCTAGAGATGTTTAAg GGGAAAGGCATTGAGGAACGGCAGCAGCTTATCAAGCAACTGAGAGATGAGCTACGACTGGAGGAAGCTCGTCTGGTGCTGTTAAAGAAATTGAGACAGAGTCAGCTGCAGAAAGAGAATGTGGTCCAAAAG ACTCCAGTTGTACAGAACGCAGCATCTATTGTTCAGCCATCTTCTGCACATGTGGGACAGCAAGGCTTATCTAAGCTTCCCTCCCGGCCTGGGGCTCAAGGGATTGAACCTCAGAATTTGAGAACATTACAG GGTCACAGTGTCATCCGTTCAGCAACCAACACAACCCTTCCACACATGTTGATGTCTCAACGTGTTATTGCACCAAATCCAGCCCAACTTCAGGGCCAACGGGGGCCACCGAAGCCTGGCATAGTACGCACCACAACACCTAATATGAATCCTGCAATCAGTTACCAACCA CAGTCAAGCTCTTCTGTTCCCTGTCAGCGCACAACGTCTTCTGCCATCTATATGAACCTTGCCTCCCATATCCAGCCAGGGACTGTGAACAGAGTGTCCTCACCACTTCCTAGCCCCAGTGCCATGAGCGATGCTGCCAACTCACAGGCTGCCGCCAAATTGGCTCTTCGAAAACAGCTGGAAAAGACGCTCCTGGAGATACCACCTCCAAAACCTCCTGCTCCCTTACTTCACTTCCTGCCTAGTGCAGCCAATAGCGAATTTATCTACATGGTAGGCTTGGAAGAAGTCGTACAGAGTGTCATTGACAGCCAAG GCAAAAACTGTGCCTCACTGTTGAGGGTCGAACCCTTTGTCTGTGCCCAGTGCCGCACAGATTTCACCCCTCACTGGAAGCAAGAAAAGAATGGTAAGATCCTCTGTGAGCAGTGTATGACCTCCAACCAGAAAAAAGCTCTAAAAGCTGAGCACACCAACCGGCTGAAAAACGCTTTTGTTAAAGCCCTGCAGCAGGAACAG GAAATTGAACAGCGATTACAGCAGCAGGCAGCACTCTCCCCTACTACAGCTCCAGCTGTCTCCAGTGTCAGTAAACAGGAGACCATCATGAGACATCATACGCTTCGGCAG GCTCCACAGCCCCAGAGCAGCCTCCAGCGTGGTATACCCACATCTGCCCGCTCCATGCTTTCAAACTTCGCACAGGCACCCCAGTTGTCTGTGCCAGGAGGCCTCCTTGGTATGCCAG